In Oculatellaceae cyanobacterium, the following proteins share a genomic window:
- a CDS encoding GAF domain-containing protein, with protein sequence MSSPEFPIEEVLSNDLLKIASATGDELLQYLVQFLTKTLEVEYAIIGERVERHNSQSIRTLAVWGDGQKKENFEYDLANTPCQEVSQDGICIYPDKLQRQFPNNELLKQMGVESYFGIHLLDSAGHSLGLIYVMGRSPLKNCEVTEQYLRIFATRISSELERRTAEKELKQQFERTQEAFQRSQLLAQIALQIRQSLNLEEVLNTTVTQVRKLLGADRVVVYQLKSQLSGTVVSESVGEGLVSALGSNFQDNCFQRQVAEKYLKGYKRAIANIYEAGLADCHIKVLEQLQVKANLVVPILLQNNIEPATPYLWGLLIVHQCSSPRHWQETQLSLLDELAVQLSIAIQQSELYQQAQVQLAERQRVEVALLKAKDELEIRVTQRTIELEHTNERLQRKIIERQQAEVALKRQNLKSQLFAEITLKIRQSLQIQEILQTTVTEVQKILQVDRVLIYRVLSDRSGCTITEAVLPGLPVLVDIPFPEEVFPYECHELYKLGKVRAIEDVEQAYGEETPCLVEFLRQLAVKAKLIVPIVQNQELWGLLIAHHCSSTRLWTEFETELLEQLANQVSIALAQAQLLRALQDNEQRFRAIFHQTFQFIWLLKPDGTLLETNQTALEFMGLPAESLVNRPFWEMPCWNLSRKNQQRLQTAIAQAATGNFIRYEVDVISANGKKITIDFSIKPVTDERGEVVMLIPEGRDISDRKQAEEEIKASLKEKEILLKEIHHRVKNNLLVVSSLLEFQAEYINNSAIIKVFEDSQHRIYSMALIHEKLYQSKNLEKINFGEYIQNLVYNLISSYNITEDRIQVEFDIDPVELNIETANPGGLIVNELVSNAFKHAFPDNRSGKMLLELHQDSSQKIILIIKDNGIGFPPDLDFRNTESLGLQLVCTLTEQLEGEISLTKEEGTAFKLTFTELQYKKRV encoded by the coding sequence ATGTCATCTCCAGAGTTCCCAATAGAAGAAGTATTATCAAACGACCTCTTAAAGATTGCCTCTGCAACTGGGGATGAGTTATTACAATATCTGGTACAGTTTTTAACAAAAACCCTAGAGGTAGAATACGCCATTATTGGTGAGCGAGTGGAAAGGCATAATTCCCAATCGATCAGAACATTAGCTGTCTGGGGAGATGGTCAGAAGAAAGAAAATTTTGAGTACGATTTAGCTAACACTCCATGTCAAGAGGTTTCGCAGGATGGAATATGTATCTACCCCGATAAACTGCAACGACAATTTCCTAATAATGAATTGTTAAAACAAATGGGGGTGGAAAGTTATTTTGGTATCCACCTCCTTGATTCAGCAGGTCATAGTTTAGGATTAATCTATGTGATGGGGCGATCGCCTCTCAAAAACTGCGAAGTTACAGAACAATACCTCAGAATTTTTGCCACTAGAATATCATCTGAACTAGAACGCCGAACAGCAGAAAAAGAACTAAAGCAACAGTTTGAGCGCACCCAAGAAGCATTCCAACGTAGTCAACTGCTTGCCCAAATTGCTCTCCAAATTAGACAATCTCTCAATCTCGAAGAAGTTCTTAATACAACCGTTACCCAGGTGCGGAAATTACTAGGTGCTGACCGAGTGGTAGTTTATCAATTAAAATCTCAACTTAGCGGTACTGTTGTCTCTGAGTCTGTTGGCGAAGGTTTGGTATCAGCTTTAGGCAGCAATTTTCAAGATAACTGCTTTCAACGCCAAGTAGCTGAAAAGTACCTTAAAGGTTACAAGCGGGCAATTGCTAACATTTACGAAGCTGGATTGGCTGATTGCCATATCAAAGTACTAGAACAATTACAAGTTAAAGCAAATTTAGTTGTACCGATTTTACTACAAAATAACATTGAACCTGCCACACCTTATTTGTGGGGGTTGTTGATTGTCCATCAGTGTTCTAGTCCTCGCCATTGGCAAGAAACTCAACTAAGCTTGCTTGACGAATTAGCAGTGCAATTATCAATTGCTATCCAGCAATCTGAACTGTATCAGCAAGCACAGGTTCAGTTAGCAGAACGTCAGCGAGTAGAAGTAGCACTACTAAAAGCTAAAGACGAACTAGAAATTCGAGTTACACAGAGGACTATTGAATTAGAGCATACTAATGAGCGATTGCAGCGCAAGATCATTGAACGCCAACAGGCAGAAGTAGCTCTAAAGCGCCAAAACTTGAAGTCTCAATTATTTGCTGAAATCACTCTTAAAATTCGCCAATCTTTGCAAATACAGGAAATTCTCCAAACCACTGTTACAGAAGTTCAAAAAATTCTTCAGGTTGATCGCGTGTTGATTTACCGCGTTCTATCGGATAGGAGTGGTTGTACTATTACTGAGGCAGTCTTACCTGGATTGCCAGTGCTTGTAGATATTCCTTTTCCCGAAGAAGTATTTCCTTATGAGTGCCACGAACTATACAAGTTGGGAAAGGTACGAGCAATTGAGGATGTAGAACAAGCTTATGGTGAGGAAACTCCCTGTTTAGTAGAATTCTTGAGGCAATTAGCTGTTAAAGCAAAACTAATTGTACCTATTGTGCAAAATCAAGAACTCTGGGGATTATTAATTGCCCATCATTGTTCTAGCACTCGCCTTTGGACAGAATTTGAAACTGAGTTGCTAGAGCAATTAGCTAATCAAGTTAGCATTGCTTTGGCACAGGCACAACTATTACGTGCTTTACAGGATAATGAACAGCGATTTCGAGCAATTTTTCACCAGACATTTCAATTTATCTGGCTACTCAAGCCAGATGGCACTCTGCTGGAAACAAACCAAACAGCTTTGGAATTTATGGGACTGCCAGCAGAATCTTTGGTAAATCGTCCATTTTGGGAGATGCCTTGTTGGAATTTATCTAGAAAAAATCAGCAACGGTTGCAAACTGCGATCGCACAAGCTGCTACAGGGAATTTTATCCGTTACGAAGTTGATGTCATCAGTGCCAACGGAAAGAAAATAACAATCGACTTCTCTATCAAGCCTGTCACAGATGAGAGAGGAGAAGTTGTAATGCTTATTCCAGAAGGTCGCGATATTAGCGACCGTAAACAAGCAGAAGAAGAAATTAAAGCTTCTTTAAAAGAAAAAGAGATATTGCTTAAAGAAATTCACCATCGGGTGAAAAATAATTTGCTAGTTGTTTCTAGCCTACTGGAATTTCAAGCAGAATATATTAATAATTCGGCAATCATCAAAGTATTTGAAGATAGCCAGCATCGAATTTATTCAATGGCATTAATCCATGAAAAATTATACCAATCGAAAAATTTAGAAAAGATTAATTTTGGAGAATATATTCAAAATTTAGTATATAACTTAATTAGCTCCTACAATATCACGGAAGATCGCATTCAAGTTGAGTTTGATATCGACCCCGTTGAACTGAATATTGAAACAGCTAACCCTGGGGGTTTAATTGTTAACGAATTAGTTTCTAATGCTTTTAAACACGCCTTCCCTGATAATCGAAGCGGAAAAATGCTTTTAGAGTTACACCAAGACAGTAGCCAAAAAATTATTCTTATTATAAAGGATAATGGCATTGGTTTCCCACCTGATTTAGATTTTCGTAATACAGAATCATTAGGATTACAATTAGTATGTACTTTAACTGAACAGTTGGAAGGTGAAATTAGCTTAACTAAGGAAGAAGGAACTGCTTTTAAATTAACTTTTACTGAACTGCAATATAAAAAAAGAGTTTAA
- a CDS encoding glycoside hydrolase family 15 protein, whose product MSINTAQQQSRLDHYYQQIKAVILNRQNPITGLLPASTAITAHGDYTDAWVRDNVYSILAVWGLALAYRKVDTDPGRLFELEHSVIKLMRGLLFAMMRQAHKVERFKQTQSPLDALHAKYNTQTGDVVVGDDEWGHLQLDATSLFILMLAQMTASGLHIIYSIDEVNFVQNLVYYIGRTYRTPDYGLWERGNKANRGNPELNASSVGMAKAALEAINGLNLFGVRGSQASVIHVLADEIARSRLTLESLLPRESSSKETDAALLSIISFPAFAIEDVQLIKRTRTKIIEKLQGRYGCKRFLRDGHQTVLEDTTRLHYEPWELQQFEHIECEWPLFFTYLLLDGVFRGDSEQIKDYQQRLSSLLVENGGKLLPELYYVPAENVEAEKASPQSQKRLPNENVPLVWAESLYLLGQLLIEGLLAPGDIDPLGRHLSIGSNRQPVVQIALIAEDEDLQAQLADYGIATQTPTQIDPISIRQAIELSDIYYQIGRNDQLSMTGRPVRRLRSLTTARIFKIRGETIVFLPSFLDQQQFYLTLDYHFLVDEIKSELAYIHEHWCELGRPTITLLLTHALLAEGSQEFGENSKNVPHEFDSPLLKLMNEFQNGVCNGVPVRLGRINQLMLTSGKERIDFLHDFEFTQAAVKDAAPACYYLPYHPDKNFPLSNIQEFLLECETNLGLLLRSLRESENIYQQIELLQTLNRLQGMDFDTGFGGSGLKVTVADLLNEVYVKAGGEGRHPHWSVIRYAAALLNKVDIGLSDAVTEILVRGKQITVGKAYSEASLITRPMSYPEIIEKINEFCREDIRDRVLTQEILIYLGLLIKSDPQLLDNLLTLRVGYLILLLTSELAVELKVTQDEAYERLMALSPFEIKTHLRQVLAGYEGMNQMLRQQESLHVKQPEQDIDWVVLPMEQDEAEVPFAGWLRQRQLNGAINRVPKNFYPNVWQLMKHCKGLVIGDKLERRNRLDSDVILSEMTPGEKNFALRIEHLLNKIQAPEYRQVNIEALMELAAIAERNPNLQIEEYLVLDVIIGHAVRLAWLERFPEKADRYDEYKAAAWRAFYGTSPRECAGFIVKAFRFLTEFGRDRAA is encoded by the coding sequence ATGTCAATCAACACCGCTCAACAGCAATCCCGATTGGATCATTACTATCAACAAATCAAGGCTGTAATACTTAACCGCCAAAATCCGATTACGGGTTTGCTACCAGCTTCTACGGCGATTACTGCTCACGGCGACTATACAGATGCTTGGGTGCGGGACAATGTTTATAGTATTTTGGCGGTTTGGGGATTGGCGCTGGCGTACCGCAAGGTAGATACTGATCCAGGGCGGTTATTTGAACTAGAACACAGTGTAATTAAGTTGATGCGCGGGCTGTTGTTTGCGATGATGCGACAAGCGCACAAAGTCGAACGTTTTAAACAAACTCAATCGCCTTTAGATGCGCTGCACGCTAAATATAATACCCAAACTGGTGATGTGGTGGTGGGTGATGATGAGTGGGGACATTTGCAATTAGACGCAACTTCACTATTTATTCTGATGCTGGCGCAGATGACGGCTTCGGGGCTGCATATTATTTATTCTATTGATGAAGTAAATTTTGTACAGAATCTGGTGTATTACATTGGACGGACTTACCGCACACCAGATTATGGGTTATGGGAAAGAGGAAATAAAGCTAATCGTGGTAATCCAGAATTAAATGCTAGTTCTGTGGGGATGGCTAAAGCTGCGTTGGAAGCAATTAATGGATTAAATTTATTTGGGGTGCGGGGTTCTCAAGCTTCTGTGATTCATGTGTTAGCAGATGAAATTGCGCGATCGCGTCTTACTTTAGAATCATTATTACCCAGAGAATCTAGCTCAAAGGAAACTGATGCCGCGTTGTTAAGTATCATCAGTTTTCCGGCATTTGCAATTGAAGATGTGCAATTAATAAAACGCACACGCACAAAAATTATTGAAAAGTTACAAGGACGTTACGGTTGCAAACGGTTCTTACGCGATGGACATCAAACAGTTTTAGAAGATACAACTCGCTTACACTACGAACCTTGGGAACTACAGCAATTTGAGCATATTGAGTGCGAGTGGCCGTTATTTTTCACCTATCTACTTTTAGATGGTGTATTTAGGGGAGATAGCGAACAAATAAAAGATTACCAGCAGCGTTTATCATCTTTGTTAGTTGAAAACGGTGGAAAATTATTACCAGAACTTTATTATGTACCAGCAGAAAATGTAGAAGCAGAAAAAGCATCTCCTCAGAGTCAAAAGCGTCTTCCTAATGAAAATGTCCCCCTGGTTTGGGCGGAAAGTTTATATTTATTAGGTCAGCTTTTAATTGAGGGATTATTAGCACCCGGAGATATTGATCCGCTAGGTCGCCATTTATCTATTGGAAGTAATCGCCAACCAGTAGTGCAAATAGCCTTAATTGCTGAAGATGAAGATTTACAAGCACAATTAGCAGATTATGGAATTGCTACACAAACACCTACACAAATTGACCCAATTTCAATCCGTCAGGCGATAGAACTCTCAGATATTTATTATCAAATTGGTCGTAACGATCAACTTAGTATGACGGGACGACCAGTAAGACGTTTACGAAGTTTGACAACTGCAAGGATTTTTAAAATTCGTGGGGAAACAATTGTTTTCTTACCTTCATTTTTAGATCAACAGCAGTTTTATTTAACGTTAGATTACCATTTTCTAGTAGATGAAATCAAAAGTGAATTAGCTTATATTCACGAGCATTGGTGCGAGTTAGGCCGTCCTACAATTACATTATTGCTAACTCATGCTTTGTTAGCCGAGGGAAGTCAAGAGTTTGGGGAAAACTCAAAAAATGTACCTCACGAATTTGACTCTCCTTTACTTAAACTGATGAACGAATTCCAAAACGGAGTGTGTAATGGTGTCCCAGTAAGATTAGGAAGAATCAATCAATTAATGCTAACTTCTGGGAAAGAGAGAATTGATTTTCTCCATGATTTTGAATTTACACAAGCTGCTGTTAAAGATGCTGCGCCTGCTTGTTACTATTTGCCTTATCATCCAGATAAGAATTTTCCTTTAAGTAATATTCAAGAGTTTTTACTAGAGTGTGAAACTAATTTAGGGTTGTTATTAAGAAGTTTGCGTGAGTCAGAAAATATTTATCAACAAATTGAGTTGTTACAAACACTCAACCGTCTACAAGGGATGGATTTTGATACAGGTTTTGGAGGTTCAGGATTAAAAGTTACAGTCGCAGATTTATTGAATGAAGTTTATGTTAAGGCAGGTGGTGAAGGTAGACATCCCCATTGGTCTGTAATTCGCTATGCTGCGGCGTTATTAAATAAGGTTGATATTGGGTTATCGGACGCAGTTACTGAAATTTTAGTACGGGGTAAGCAAATTACTGTAGGGAAAGCTTATAGTGAAGCTTCTTTAATTACCCGCCCGATGTCTTATCCAGAAATTATTGAGAAAATCAATGAATTTTGTAGGGAAGATATTCGCGATCGCGTTCTTACTCAAGAAATTCTAATTTACCTGGGTTTGTTAATCAAGTCAGACCCGCAATTATTGGATAACTTGTTAACGTTGCGGGTTGGTTATTTAATTTTGTTGTTGACAAGTGAATTAGCAGTTGAATTAAAAGTAACTCAAGATGAAGCTTATGAACGATTAATGGCATTAAGTCCATTTGAAATTAAAACCCACTTACGTCAAGTTTTAGCTGGGTATGAAGGCATGAATCAAATGCTACGCCAACAAGAATCTTTGCACGTTAAACAACCAGAGCAAGATATTGATTGGGTAGTACTACCAATGGAACAAGATGAGGCAGAAGTACCCTTTGCAGGTTGGTTACGACAACGGCAGTTAAATGGTGCAATTAACCGAGTTCCTAAAAACTTTTACCCGAATGTTTGGCAGTTAATGAAGCATTGTAAGGGGCTAGTAATTGGTGATAAGTTAGAAAGAAGAAATCGCTTAGATAGTGATGTAATTCTCTCGGAAATGACACCTGGGGAAAAGAATTTCGCTTTGCGGATTGAGCATTTGTTGAATAAAATTCAAGCGCCAGAGTATCGACAAGTTAATATTGAGGCATTGATGGAATTAGCTGCGATCGCAGAACGTAATCCTAATTTACAAATAGAAGAATACCTCGTATTAGATGTAATTATTGGTCATGCTGTGCGCCTTGCTTGGTTAGAACGCTTTCCAGAAAAAGCAGACAGATACGATGAATATAAAGCTGCTGCTTGGCGAGCTTTTTATGGTACTTCTCCCAGAGAGTGTGCAGGTTTTATTGTGAAGGCGTTTAGATTCTTAACAGAATTTGGACGCGATCGCGCTGCCTAG
- the rpoD gene encoding RNA polymerase sigma factor RpoD produces MTQANDVLAIAPLTEEPDASDLERSELELLLDNEADSDDDLVDVPPDEDDSKPGKVRSTRRRAQTKKKHYTEDSIRLYLQEIGRIRLLRADEEIELARKIAELLQLERVYEQLKAQLEREPKDSEWALAVEMPLPQFRHRLYLGRRAKDKMVQSNLRLVVSIAKKYMNRGLSFQDLIQEGSLGLIRAAEKFDHEKGYKFSTYATWWIRQAITRAIADQSRTIRLPVHLYETISRIKKTTKLLSQEMGRKPTEEEIATRMEMTIEKLRFIAKSAQLPISLETPIGKEEDSRLGDFIEADGETPEDEVSKNLLREDLESVLDTLSPRERDVLRLRYGLDDGRMKTLEEIGQIFNVTRERIRQIEAKALRKLRHPNRNSILKEYIR; encoded by the coding sequence ATGACCCAGGCTAACGACGTACTCGCAATCGCACCCCTCACTGAAGAACCTGATGCAAGCGATTTGGAACGAAGCGAGTTGGAACTTTTGCTTGATAATGAAGCTGATTCAGACGATGATCTTGTGGATGTTCCACCTGATGAGGACGACAGTAAGCCTGGTAAGGTTCGCTCTACCCGTCGTCGCGCACAAACCAAAAAGAAGCACTACACAGAGGATTCAATTCGCCTCTATTTACAAGAAATTGGTCGCATTCGATTACTGCGAGCCGATGAAGAAATTGAGTTAGCTCGTAAAATTGCTGAGTTACTGCAATTAGAGCGGGTGTATGAGCAGTTGAAGGCTCAACTAGAGCGCGAACCAAAAGATAGTGAATGGGCTCTGGCTGTAGAAATGCCGTTGCCACAATTCCGTCATCGTCTTTATTTAGGGCGACGCGCAAAAGACAAGATGGTGCAGTCTAACCTGCGTCTGGTGGTGTCTATTGCTAAAAAGTATATGAATCGGGGCTTGTCATTTCAAGATCTGATTCAAGAAGGTAGTTTAGGTTTGATCCGCGCTGCCGAAAAATTTGACCACGAAAAAGGTTATAAGTTTTCTACTTATGCTACTTGGTGGATTAGACAGGCTATTACAAGAGCGATCGCAGATCAGTCTCGCACAATTCGCTTACCTGTCCATCTTTATGAAACTATTTCTCGAATAAAGAAAACTACTAAGCTACTTTCCCAAGAAATGGGACGTAAGCCAACGGAAGAAGAAATCGCAACTCGCATGGAAATGACCATCGAAAAGCTGCGGTTCATTGCTAAATCGGCTCAACTTCCCATTTCTCTAGAAACACCCATTGGTAAAGAAGAAGATTCTCGTCTAGGAGACTTCATCGAAGCAGATGGCGAAACACCAGAAGATGAGGTTTCTAAAAATCTCCTGCGGGAAGATTTAGAAAGCGTACTTGATACTCTTAGCCCTCGTGAACGCGACGTTCTCCGGTTACGTTATGGCTTAGATGATGGGCGGATGAAGACGTTAGAAGAGATTGGTCAAATATTCAATGTTACCCGCGAACGCATTCGTCAAATTGAAGCGAAAGCTTTGCGGAAATTGCGCCATCCAAATCGCAATAGTATTCTGAAAGAATACATTCGTTAG
- a CDS encoding ATP-binding protein has product MNDIRVLIVEDELLIARSLDRKLQDLGYTVVDIVSSGEAAIQRAEQLQPDLILMDIVIKGELDGIETATIIHEKSTIPVIFVTAYADDDTLDRAEKTGSYGYILKPFKEREINATIKIALAKHQEQLKVSQSLSLLEAVNKDKSRILASVSHDLRNPLSTILTSTGLLKEYGHKFPQEKQEKHFERIYGAVKNMNQLIEDVLVWSKTDLGKLSFQPSPLDAIAFCKDLIEEFKIIATPQHILTLSTTEEYIELISDEKLLLHILGNLLSNAIKYSPQGGTVSLEISRDRQQVIFRIQDQGIGIPADYQTQLFQPFERAKNVGAISGTGIGLWIVKNSVDLHGGQISVDSVVGLGTTFTVTLPSVI; this is encoded by the coding sequence ATGAATGATATTAGGGTTTTAATTGTTGAAGATGAGTTACTTATTGCTAGAAGTTTAGATCGCAAGCTCCAAGATTTAGGATATACCGTAGTTGATATTGTTTCTTCGGGAGAAGCTGCAATTCAAAGAGCCGAACAATTACAGCCTGATTTAATCTTAATGGATATTGTGATCAAAGGTGAATTAGATGGCATTGAAACGGCTACTATAATCCACGAAAAATCAACAATTCCAGTTATATTTGTTACTGCTTATGCTGATGATGATACTTTAGATAGAGCCGAAAAAACTGGTTCTTATGGTTATATTCTGAAACCGTTTAAGGAAAGAGAAATTAACGCCACAATTAAAATAGCACTAGCCAAACATCAGGAACAATTAAAAGTTAGTCAGTCTTTATCACTCTTAGAAGCTGTTAATAAGGATAAATCAAGAATACTAGCAAGTGTTTCCCACGATTTACGTAATCCTTTATCTACTATCTTAACATCAACTGGTTTACTTAAAGAGTACGGGCATAAATTTCCTCAAGAAAAACAAGAGAAGCATTTTGAACGAATTTATGGAGCAGTAAAGAATATGAACCAGCTAATAGAAGATGTGCTGGTTTGGAGTAAGACAGACTTAGGAAAGCTATCATTTCAGCCATCTCCCCTGGATGCGATCGCATTTTGTAAAGATCTCATAGAAGAATTTAAAATAATTGCTACCCCTCAACATATTTTAACTTTATCCACTACAGAGGAATATATCGAATTAATTTCAGATGAGAAACTGTTGTTACATATTCTGGGAAACTTACTTTCTAATGCAATTAAGTATTCTCCTCAAGGTGGTACTGTTAGTTTAGAAATAAGTCGCGATCGCCAGCAAGTAATTTTCCGTATTCAAGATCAAGGAATCGGTATTCCCGCAGATTACCAAACCCAACTGTTTCAACCATTTGAAAGAGCCAAAAATGTCGGTGCTATTTCTGGAACAGGAATAGGATTATGGATTGTCAAAAATTCTGTTGATTTGCATGGTGGGCAAATTTCAGTAGACAGCGTTGTTGGCTTAGGTACAACGTTTACTGTTACACTTCCATCAGTTATTTAA
- a CDS encoding PIN domain-containing protein has protein sequence MFTRVQLNLNTVNQFIGLIRTTDFDQNAALEFGKIQAELRKIGRPTGEIDALIAAVARSQRYILITNNTRHFINISDLRLENWLDV, from the coding sequence TTGTTCACAAGAGTTCAACTTAATTTAAATACGGTCAATCAATTTATTGGCTTAATCAGAACAACTGATTTTGACCAAAATGCGGCTTTAGAATTTGGTAAAATTCAAGCAGAATTAAGAAAAATTGGTAGACCGACTGGCGAAATAGATGCTCTTATTGCTGCTGTTGCTCGTTCTCAGCGATATATTTTAATCACAAATAATACTCGTCACTTTATCAACATCTCTGATTTACGATTAGAAAACTGGTTAGATGTTTAA